From the Nitrospirota bacterium genome, one window contains:
- a CDS encoding lysophospholipid acyltransferase family protein, translated as MLFYKLSRAVLLLFFKLYNRIEVLARERVPGEGGVIVAANHESYLDPPVLGVALRRRATFMAKEELFRIPVLGRVIKLWSLPVRRGSPRPSVIKDAVRVLREGGLVVIFPEGGRHSGGNTDLKRGMEMLARLSGATVVPAFIEGTGRVLPVGSVIVRPS; from the coding sequence ATGCTCTTTTATAAGCTCTCCCGGGCGGTTCTTCTTTTGTTTTTCAAGCTTTATAACCGGATTGAGGTCCTGGCCCGGGAGCGGGTGCCCGGGGAGGGAGGGGTGATTGTTGCGGCGAACCACGAGAGCTACCTGGACCCCCCCGTCCTGGGGGTGGCCCTGCGGAGGCGCGCGACCTTCATGGCCAAGGAGGAGCTTTTCCGCATCCCCGTCCTGGGCAGGGTCATCAAGCTCTGGTCCCTGCCCGTCAGGCGCGGGAGCCCCCGGCCCTCCGTCATCAAGGATGCCGTGCGCGTCCTCCGCGAGGGAGGGCTCGTGGTCATCTTTCCCGAAGGGGGAAGGCATTCCGGAGGAAATACCGACCTCAAGCGGGGGATGGAGATGCTGGCGAGGCTGAGCGGGGCCACTGTGGTGCCCGCCTTCATCGAGGGGACCGGGCGGGTTCTGCCGGTGGGCTCTGTAATCGTGAGGCCCTCGA
- the cmk gene encoding (d)CMP kinase: protein MGRVVAIDGPSGAGKSTVARRVAGELGFDYLDTGALYRAVALGLTRRAVRPEDTDQRLGEALQELRVEFKDGRVYLDGEDVSGEIRTPEIGHYSSVFSARKPVREFLLPVQKRAGERGGLVAEGRDMSTVVFPRAWRKFYLDASVEARTRRRYEQLREAGNPVSMERAGEDVIGRDERDSERAHSPLRVAGDAVYIDTSDLGVEEVVARVLEEIARG, encoded by the coding sequence ATGGGAAGGGTAGTGGCCATCGACGGCCCGTCGGGGGCGGGCAAGAGCACCGTTGCCCGCAGGGTAGCGGGGGAGCTGGGGTTTGACTACCTGGACACCGGGGCCCTTTACCGCGCGGTGGCATTGGGCCTTACGCGGCGGGCAGTGCGTCCCGAGGACACGGACCAGAGGCTCGGGGAGGCCCTTCAGGAGCTTCGGGTAGAGTTCAAAGACGGCAGGGTTTATCTCGACGGCGAGGACGTCTCCGGTGAGATAAGGACCCCGGAGATAGGCCATTATTCCTCCGTCTTCTCGGCCCGCAAGCCGGTGCGGGAGTTTCTCCTGCCGGTGCAGAAACGCGCCGGGGAGAGGGGCGGCCTGGTGGCCGAGGGCAGGGACATGTCTACCGTGGTTTTTCCCCGCGCATGGAGGAAATTCTACCTGGACGCCTCCGTGGAGGCGCGCACCCGGAGGCGGTACGAGCAGCTCCGGGAGGCGGGAAACCCCGTGAGCATGGAGCGGGCCGGAGAGGACGTCATCGGGAGGGACGAGCGGGACTCCGAGCGGGCCCACTCCCCCCTGAGGGTGGCCGGGGACGCGGTATACATCGACACGTCGGACTTGGGGGTCGAGGAGGTCGTGGCAAGGGTGCTCGAGGAGATTGCCAGGGGGTGA
- the aroA gene encoding 3-phosphoshikimate 1-carboxyvinyltransferase yields the protein MEIELSRAPAIRGELIPPPDKSISHRALMLGAIARGESVVRNFLRSADTLSTMNAFRTLGVEIEDRGDEVRLKGRGLHGLKEPLSVIDCGNSGTTMRLLAGLLAGNPFLGILSGDASLSVRPMRRVIDPLSGMGARIMARGGDRYPPMAVRGGDLKGIRHALPVASAQVKSSLLLAGLYARGETELVEPAASRDHTERMLRASGADISVEGRTIRVGSGRELSPLEVDVPGDFSSAAFFIAAAVLVEGSELIIRNVGLNPTRTGFLDALRKMGAHVERAREREVSGEPVADLIVRSSPLRAIEVGVDEIPAMIDEFPILAVAGARAEGTTVIRGAGELRVKESDRIHAMGQGLSAMGVKVEELDDGLRIDGPGRLRGAPVKSFGDHRIAMALAVASLVAEGSTVIEGAEAVDISFPGFFESLRRLAH from the coding sequence TTGGAGATTGAGCTCAGCAGGGCTCCGGCCATCCGGGGCGAGCTCATCCCGCCCCCGGACAAGTCCATCTCCCACCGCGCCCTCATGCTCGGGGCGATAGCCCGGGGCGAAAGCGTGGTGAGGAACTTCCTCCGCTCGGCGGACACCCTGAGCACGATGAACGCCTTCCGCACCCTGGGAGTGGAAATCGAGGACCGTGGAGACGAGGTCCGCCTCAAGGGCAGGGGGCTTCACGGCCTCAAGGAGCCCCTTTCGGTTATCGATTGCGGCAACTCCGGCACCACCATGCGGCTTCTGGCGGGCCTTCTGGCCGGAAACCCCTTCCTGGGCATCCTTTCCGGCGACGCGTCCCTTTCCGTGCGGCCCATGAGGCGCGTCATAGACCCTTTGAGCGGGATGGGCGCGCGCATCATGGCCCGGGGCGGGGACCGCTATCCGCCCATGGCCGTCCGGGGCGGGGACCTGAAGGGCATCCGCCATGCCCTGCCGGTGGCAAGCGCTCAGGTGAAGTCTTCCCTTCTCCTGGCCGGCCTCTACGCCCGGGGCGAGACCGAACTGGTGGAGCCCGCGGCCTCGCGGGACCACACCGAGAGGATGCTCCGTGCCTCGGGGGCGGACATCTCGGTTGAGGGCCGCACCATAAGGGTCGGAAGCGGCCGGGAGCTTTCTCCCCTGGAGGTGGACGTACCCGGCGATTTCTCCTCGGCGGCCTTTTTCATAGCGGCCGCGGTGCTCGTGGAGGGCTCCGAGCTCATCATACGAAACGTGGGCCTCAACCCCACAAGGACGGGTTTTCTGGATGCTCTGAGAAAAATGGGGGCCCATGTGGAAAGAGCCCGTGAGCGTGAGGTCTCCGGGGAGCCGGTGGCCGACCTTATCGTAAGGAGCTCCCCCCTGAGGGCCATAGAGGTGGGGGTGGACGAGATACCGGCGATGATAGACGAGTTTCCCATCCTGGCCGTGGCCGGAGCCAGGGCGGAGGGGACGACCGTCATACGGGGGGCCGGGGAGCTGAGGGTGAAGGAGTCAGACAGAATCCATGCCATGGGCCAGGGCCTTTCGGCCATGGGCGTCAAGGTGGAGGAGCTTGACGACGGGCTTCGCATTGACGGGCCGGGCCGCCTTCGGGGCGCCCCCGTCAAGAGCTTCGGGGACCACCGGATAGCCATGGCCCTGGCCGTGGCATCGCTGGTGGCGGAGGGCTCCACGGTTATCGAAGGCGCCGAGGCGGTGGACATTTCCTTCCCCGGATTTTTCGAGTCCCTCAGGCGGCTGGCCCACTGA
- a CDS encoding prephenate dehydrogenase/arogenate dehydrogenase family protein has product MAVLGVGLLGASFARALRKHSLAEHVSGTGRREENLRRARDLGYIDSYSLSPEEACQDADLVVLAAPVESFTALARKIAPALKKGALLIDVGSVKGRLVRELEGLMPEGVSFVGCHPIAGSERSGIDASSAELFEGAFCVVTPTERTPGEAIEDVVRLWRTLGAQVEVLDPEVHDRVYAVLSHFPHAAAYALAAGAGRLREEHWKFAGQGFLDATRIALSSPELWSNICLLNRENLLACMEAFRSDMDDIRGCLDRSDLEGLKRIFERGRDVRQGLGD; this is encoded by the coding sequence GTGGCCGTTCTGGGAGTGGGGCTCCTGGGGGCTTCCTTCGCCAGGGCGCTCAGGAAGCATTCCCTGGCGGAGCATGTCTCGGGCACCGGCCGGAGAGAGGAGAACCTCAGGCGGGCAAGGGACCTGGGCTACATAGACTCCTACAGCCTCTCCCCGGAGGAGGCCTGCCAGGACGCCGACCTGGTGGTGCTGGCCGCGCCGGTGGAGAGCTTCACGGCGCTGGCACGCAAGATAGCCCCGGCCCTCAAGAAGGGCGCTCTGCTCATCGACGTGGGAAGCGTGAAGGGCCGCTTGGTCAGGGAGCTCGAGGGCCTGATGCCTGAGGGGGTGAGCTTCGTCGGCTGCCATCCCATCGCCGGCAGTGAGCGCTCGGGCATCGATGCGTCGAGCGCGGAGCTTTTCGAGGGCGCTTTCTGTGTCGTCACCCCCACGGAGCGCACTCCGGGCGAGGCGATTGAGGACGTCGTACGGTTGTGGCGGACCCTGGGGGCACAGGTGGAGGTGCTCGACCCCGAGGTGCACGACAGGGTCTACGCCGTCCTGAGCCACTTCCCGCACGCGGCGGCGTACGCCCTGGCGGCCGGGGCGGGGAGGCTTCGGGAGGAGCACTGGAAGTTTGCCGGGCAGGGCTTTCTGGACGCGACACGCATCGCCCTGAGCTCGCCGGAGCTCTGGAGCAATATCTGTCTTCTGAACAGGGAGAATCTCCTCGCCTGCATGGAGGCCTTCCGCTCCGACATGGATGATATCCGGGGTTGTCTGGACAGGAGCGACCTGGAGGGGCTGAAGAGGATTTTCGAACGGGGACGGGACGTGAGGCAGGGCCTTGGAGATTGA
- the aroF gene encoding 3-deoxy-7-phosphoheptulonate synthase: protein MDIIVLRPEATRKDIRDIEKKLEGWGLGTNVVIKGTERTIIGVKGDTSRVTPEQEDAVRVMDGVEEVMRIIKPYKLASREFQKSDSHIRVKRSTLGGRKVQVIAGPCSVENRGMLMDIARKVKAAGAAFIRGGAFKPRTSPYSFQGLGEEGLQYLKEAGEATGLPVVTEVMDPRDMDVVVKYADVIQIGTRNMQNFRLLLEAGLTRKPVLLKRGLSATISDWLMAAEYIMSNGNPKVILCERGIRTFETSTRNTLDLSAVPVLKQLTHLPVIVDPSHGVGKWDLVLPMSRAAVAAGADGLMVEVHNKPEEALSDGEQSLTPAAFSSLMRALRPVAKAVGRAI, encoded by the coding sequence ATGGACATCATCGTACTCAGGCCCGAAGCCACCAGAAAGGACATCCGGGACATCGAGAAGAAGCTCGAAGGCTGGGGGCTCGGGACCAACGTGGTCATAAAGGGGACCGAGAGGACCATCATAGGCGTCAAGGGAGATACCTCGCGGGTGACGCCGGAGCAGGAAGACGCGGTGCGCGTGATGGACGGGGTGGAAGAGGTCATGCGCATCATCAAGCCCTACAAGCTGGCGAGCCGGGAGTTCCAGAAGAGCGACTCCCACATCCGTGTGAAGCGGTCGACCCTGGGAGGGAGGAAGGTCCAGGTCATCGCCGGTCCCTGCTCTGTGGAAAACAGGGGCATGCTCATGGATATCGCCCGGAAGGTGAAGGCCGCCGGCGCGGCCTTCATCCGGGGCGGCGCGTTCAAGCCGCGGACCTCGCCCTATTCGTTCCAGGGGCTGGGTGAGGAAGGCCTTCAGTACCTGAAGGAAGCGGGAGAGGCCACGGGCCTTCCGGTGGTGACCGAAGTCATGGACCCCCGCGACATGGACGTGGTGGTCAAGTACGCCGACGTCATCCAGATAGGCACGCGGAACATGCAGAACTTCAGGCTCCTCCTGGAGGCGGGCCTCACCAGGAAGCCGGTCCTCCTGAAGAGGGGCCTTTCGGCCACCATCAGCGACTGGCTCATGGCGGCCGAGTACATCATGAGCAACGGAAACCCCAAAGTAATCCTCTGCGAGCGGGGCATACGGACCTTCGAGACCAGCACCCGCAACACCCTGGACCTGAGCGCCGTGCCCGTTCTCAAGCAGCTCACCCACCTTCCGGTCATTGTGGACCCCAGCCACGGCGTGGGTAAGTGGGACCTGGTGCTTCCCATGTCCCGTGCGGCCGTGGCGGCCGGGGCGGACGGCCTCATGGTGGAAGTCCACAACAAACCTGAGGAGGCCCTCTCCGACGGCGAGCAGTCCCTCACGCCCGCCGCCTTCAGCTCCCTGATGCGCGCCCTGAGGCCCGTGGCCAAGGCCGTGGGGAGGGCCATCTGA